The Gossypium arboreum isolate Shixiya-1 chromosome 6, ASM2569848v2, whole genome shotgun sequence DNA window GATTAAACACTGGATTTAGAGAAAAAAGAGAACAAAAGGAAGATGAGAATTTTGCTAGGGGAATCACTGGGAGGAGCAGTGTTGTTGCTGATACATAGGAAAATGCCAGACTATTGGGATGGGGCAATCCTTGCTGCCCCCATGTGTAaggtaattttactctttaatttaaaattttttttgaatccCCTACCAAATcatgacctttttttttttcattttggtcctATTTAAACTTCCTTTTTAACGTGTTCCCACGTTTTTCTAGTTAATTATTTccttaaaaaaaacttaattttgtCACATAATAAATGGTGCCCATTGTAGGGTCTTGATTAGACTGTGGTCCAAAATTTTTGGGCAGCCGAATTTCATTTTTGGATACATCTATCTACAATTATATGTGTATCATAtctcatatttttaaaatataaataatataaatataatatattaaaatttaaaatttgttcTATCATATGTAAATTTTAGCCCATAATTTATTGTTTATtgcatttatattatttttgtgtttttattgtTAATCtaattcacattatttaaataaCTCATAAATTTTTATGAGTATCATATAATGAATGGAATTAATTGTGCTTGTCTAGATTAAATTTGGCAGTAAGTGAGATTTTGCATAATTTATTAGAGTGCTtcagtatatattttaaattcaagaTATAGATTTTTTGGTGTGACAATCTCAAACAATTTATCGTAAACAAATAATAAAACCGAAACATTTAGTGGCAGAGCCAGTGGTTGGCAGGGCCTTGGCCCcctctaaaatgaaatttttttcatttaaatactttataatttataaaattttaaattagtaatgataaaattacattttgacccctctcaaaaatgataaaaatttgatttatataaagatatagactattcaAATAGtgcaattgtatttttactatcataaaaatataaatattaagtaaCAAAATTTTTGTATTCACAGATTGCAGATGAAATGAAGCCACATCCTTTAGTGATAAATGTTTTGAAAAAGCTTTGCAATTTTATTCCAACTTGGAGAATAATTCCAAGTCCAGATGTCATTGATACTGGCTGCAAATTGCCTGAGATAAGGGCACAGGTATTTACTGACGCTTTCCGAGTCAATATATATAGACACAACTCAGTTTTACCACGCTTTGAGTTTGACATCCGCATACAATGTATAGCAATAATCATGTCTAGTTCTAATAAGAGGATATATAGCAATAATCATGCCTGGTATACTGATGGAGGATATCGTCACTAAAGCTAGATGGAGTCAGTataattatatgtttaattatattttttaaaagtagGATTCTAGATTTTTAAAAGTAGAAATTTTAAAGCTAGATGTAGGATTCGTTGCACTCTCAAGAAGAGAACTCAAGTTCAACTCCTAAAAATAGTAAGCTATGAACTCAAAAGAATTTATCTTTATGAACAGTCAAATGGACATAAAAAACATCTTAAttatactaatatatatatacatgatatagatGATGTAAAATTAACTATCACACAACACTTTGTGATAGCATTAGTGACAGCTTGTATAGATACATTTTCGCCAGTATAGGTCTATACTGACAATGGTTTAAATAGTTTATATTGTTTGCTAaagttaattaagttaattaattcCAGATTAGAGCAAATCCGTATTGCTACAAAGGTCGTCCTCGTTTAAATACAGGCCTGGAACTTCTAAACATGAGCATTGAGGTTGAACAAAGGCTTAATAAggtattaataaatatttttttatatagatttaacttttaattcaattttattaattttattgaacaaaatatatgaCAATTTTCTTAATTCCAGGTTTCATTACCATTTATAATTCTTCAAGGAGAAGATGATAAAGTAACAGATAAAACTGTAAGCCAACAACTGTACGATGTGGCATCGAATTCAGACAAGACATTGAAGCTATATCCTGGAATGTGGCATGGCTTGTTATATGGTGAAACACCAGAGAACACTGAAATTGTGTTTTCAGACATTATCGACTGGTTAAACCAGAGGTTTGAATTAAGAAATTCAAGGTTAGAGAGGGAATTGAAGCATCAAAATGATGAGATTTTTATTTCCAAAGACATTTTCTAAGCACACTCAAAACCTATCGTATATCTAAATCAATGTAATAATGGCATCCAATTTATCacaaattataatataataaatgcAATTGCAACCATTATAATTATCTGTATcacaattataatataataaatgaaaatttggtgctCAAAAGatgtttttttttagaatttatttgtatttgaattttgggAAGTAAGTGGTGAGTTTTTATTTGGGCAGTTTCTTTTAAACGTTATATATGTTTTTGATGTGAGAATGTCCTTATTATGCATGTGAGTATTATCCCACTAATTTTATAACACTAAAATATTTTTGGAATTGAACTCTTACTTGCGCAACCCATAGACACCtctacatttttttttattttctaaaaaaaaacctTATTGATTCTAACATTGTTTGGAATGTATATTCCATTGAAGCtttagaaaaaagaagaagaaaagaaaagacagTAATGCATATTCCATAAAATAGGACAATCTTCTTCTCGGGAAGCTTGTTTTTCTTGTTTTTGTAACATTTCTTATCCTTAGatataactttttttttcatatcatattgaaaatattaatttaaatatgatactgatatattatatgatatgaatttttaatatgttaaaatttataaatatataactttGAATAAGAATATGGTATGAAACCATTACATTGATACAAACATATGAATTATTAGGTTTAGTTATAATTTAATTGAATTCTTGTTTGTAGGtaagaattttaaattaatttctgTAATAGCattctaaattattaatattatattaatcaaaatttttCATTAGTATAATTATTGATTTAGacattaaatattaatttgtatTTGGACTTATTAggagttttttttcttttacaatcTTCTAATTGGAGAATCTTGTTTAATGTAATTGAACCTTTGGGCCATGTACTTGATTTTCAGGCCCATTTTAAttattgaagttttgggttttgagtattttattattataattcttatatttatattgttttattattaaaaatcaaTCTAACATTTATTATTTGATGTAATTACTGTTTACTTAAAAAAGAAATTTAGAACAatcgtaaaagaaaaaaaaaatgaaaaagtaaaCACTAGTATTGTAGCAACGCACTATTTTGGTGCCTGCAACACTTTTCTGTGTCGCGACTTAGTTTTGTAGGGACGTGATAGAGTACGATACTAGAGGTCACCTTCTTATAGCATCATGGCAAGGTAAAGGGTCCAAGGGGTTAGTGTATTTAGGAAAAAAGGAGAGTCACAACTTTAAACATTTATAGCCTTTTGGCATTTTGGCTCAAAAAAATTGTCTCTTAGTATTCGATTAAAAACAATGTTTCTTagtattcttttaaaaaaatgtCACATGGTAGTATTCCTATTAaatcacttttacattttataggAGTGTACAATCAACAATTGTTGGACTATTTCATTAGATAAGGTATTCTTTATAGGGCTATGCCTATGACCCCAAGTCCAACGTCGGTAAGTGTAAGTGGGTCACTTTTGTAACCCTTTTTCTTTGTAAAtgcttttcaaaataataaagtcttTTTCCATCTAGAGGAAGGAGAGGTAGATCAGGTGTATTTGCTATGCCTTATGGGATTGCAATGTGGCTAGAGATTAATTTGTGGCTTGCTTATATTTAAATAGACTATTGAGATTCTTGGTTGATTTGAGTGGAAGCTTCTATCAAAGTGTTGCATGGGTTAACAAATGAGAGAACAAAGTTCAGTTTGTGACATGTGGTATTAGAGTCGAGTTGCGTTGTGCTTAGTTGAGCATATTCAATGATGGTTACTACTTAAGGTGGTGAGTCAGAGGACCACACTAGAATTGAAGAACTTGAGGCTGCAGTGGTTGCTTTAAAAGCACATATGGTCATGAATGACTAGATGAGAGAAATTGAGATAGCCTAAAAATAGCTATCTAATGCTGTGAATAGCTTGGGTGGTGAGAAAAGGGATGGCATTGGCATCATTAAACATGGGATTGAAGAAGTGATAAGCAACTTATGTGATGAGGCAAATGATGTTACAAGGTCACTAAATAGGGACTTGAGGAGCTCGAGGCTCAAGTGAATGTGCTTCAAATAGCTGTGAGACGGATGAGTTATTGCACAATAGACAAAGGTAAGCGTgccaaggtgtaacacccctaacccgtatccgttgctggaatagggttacgagtattactgatcaatacacatcatttaacatacaaaactcatacatttatgcattcatactcaaaaaccatttaatcacaaacacattgttccttataagggcctacgaggccttaaacatgctttagaagtgattcaagactaaaccgataacatatgaaaattttggaaacttagaaaaatttctaccatacaggggtaacacgcccgtgtgaataggccgtgtgcctcacatggccccAAACACgcctcacacggctccagacacgcccatgtctcaggtcgtgtggaaacagggatacatactgacttgtatcacatggccgaggacacgcccgtgtgccaggccgtgtgaaaactagagggtatactgacttggccacacggccaacCATACGCCCCTGTGTCTAGgttatgtaactcactgacttgatttttaagcATCATCAGGGTATACACGGCCGtacacacacggttgagacacatgcatGTGTCTCTGCCAGTGTGGACAAAAGTAGGCCATTTGCAAGGTCAATTTCCCGCCCCAACTTCAATGTACCTACACAAGGAAAAATGTACAATTTCCATACACAAAGGGCAACCAAAATCAATCCAATTCATGCATAATTCATGCTATACAAATATAACCATTTCACTtactcaaaatataccaaaacaaatCATCTCACAAGGCATTATAAACATCTTACAAAAGTCATTAACAACCTtttctaatagccaaacacatatcaatattaacatcatttacgagccaaatctcatggctataatcacaaccaaaataccacatctagcctatacatgctatataccataaatgtataatccaaaagtaccaacttagatgtttgatagtgtgatgatgttttcTCGATGACTCCCAGATCCAAGCTAGCCTtgtttcactataaaacatagtaaaataacaagtaagcttcatagcttagtaagctcgtatgtgaataacttaatttatcaaataaatgcaaatcaaccaattacatatgacaaaaccatatacacattaactacaaacctttctcatgtctcaaaacatgatcaaatacaaactcatcgaactttcactatttaatactcgaataggttctgCATATACCTGTATCActtcgtactaacctctttctcaaccacatcattcgtttacccgttgaaccattcggaatagaaattAGATACTCAGGAGTCTCGTACGacgagtacctataccatgggcccatagccaaatcaaggtaacttattcgAAGAATtattatcatggcctgaagccaaatcatccgatatacatggcccaaagccaaatcgatAAGATACGCacctgaagtgctaatatcatggcccgaagccaactcaatgt harbors:
- the LOC108484732 gene encoding caffeoylshikimate esterase-like isoform X1, whose protein sequence is MRLPEFDRTRAGDPSSHLSGNEESQKPYKHKGKENMELDNRSVQYDEEYILNSRGLKLFTCKWIPVNEEPKGLIFICHGYALECSITMSSTANRLVKAGFAVYGIDYEGHGKSSGLQGYISSFNNVVDDCSNFFTQICEKKENKRKMRILLGESLGGAVLLLIHRKMPDYWDGAILAAPMCKIADEMKPHPLVINVLKKLCNFIPTWRIIPSPDVIDTGCKLPEIRAQIRANPYCYKGRPRLNTGLELLNMSIEVEQRLNKVSLPFIILQGEDDKVTDKTVSQQLYDVASNSDKTLKLYPGMWHGLLYGETPENTEIVFSDIIDWLNQRFELRNSRLERELKHQNDEIFISKDIF
- the LOC108484732 gene encoding caffeoylshikimate esterase-like isoform X3, with product MELDNRSVQYDEEYILNSRGLKLFTCKWIPVNEEPKGLIFICHGYALECSITMSSTANRLVKAGFAVYGIDYEGHGKSSGLQGYISSFNNVVDDCSNFFTQICEKKENKRKMRILLGESLGGAVLLLIHRKMPDYWDGAILAAPMCKIADEMKPHPLVINVLKKLCNFIPTWRIIPSPDVIDTGCKLPEIRAQIRANPYCYKGRPRLNTGLELLNMSIEVEQRLNKVSLPFIILQGEDDKVTDKTVSQQLYDVASNSDKTLKLYPGMWHGLLYGETPENTEIVFSDIIDWLNQRFELRNSRLERELKHQNDEIFISKDIF
- the LOC108484732 gene encoding caffeoylshikimate esterase-like isoform X4, whose translation is MEYILNSRGLKLFTCKWIPVNEEPKGLIFICHGYALECSITMSSTANRLVKAGFAVYGIDYEGHGKSSGLQGYISSFNNVVDDCSNFFTQICEKKENKRKMRILLGESLGGAVLLLIHRKMPDYWDGAILAAPMCKIADEMKPHPLVINVLKKLCNFIPTWRIIPSPDVIDTGCKLPEIRAQIRANPYCYKGRPRLNTGLELLNMSIEVEQRLNKVSLPFIILQGEDDKVTDKTVSQQLYDVASNSDKTLKLYPGMWHGLLYGETPENTEIVFSDIIDWLNQRFELRNSRLERELKHQNDEIFISKDIF
- the LOC108484732 gene encoding caffeoylshikimate esterase-like isoform X2, which codes for MRLPEFDRTRAGDPSSHLSGNEESQKPYKHKGKENMEYILNSRGLKLFTCKWIPVNEEPKGLIFICHGYALECSITMSSTANRLVKAGFAVYGIDYEGHGKSSGLQGYISSFNNVVDDCSNFFTQICEKKENKRKMRILLGESLGGAVLLLIHRKMPDYWDGAILAAPMCKIADEMKPHPLVINVLKKLCNFIPTWRIIPSPDVIDTGCKLPEIRAQIRANPYCYKGRPRLNTGLELLNMSIEVEQRLNKVSLPFIILQGEDDKVTDKTVSQQLYDVASNSDKTLKLYPGMWHGLLYGETPENTEIVFSDIIDWLNQRFELRNSRLERELKHQNDEIFISKDIF